Part of the Trypanosoma brucei brucei TREU927 chromosome 2, complete sequence genome, CCACACTGTCGAATACACGCATTAATGATGAAAACATACGGCACGTTAGCGAGTGCAAGTCTTTGAATACACTCAACCTTGCGTTTTGCAAAGATATAACAGACGTCACAGCACTTTCTAAAATTACTATgcttgaggagttgaacCTTGATTGCTGCCCTAACATCAGAAAAGGTATTGAAACTCTTGGAAAGCTTCCCAAGGCACGTATCCTAAGCATGAAGGAATGTTACATGGGAGACGGATATGCGCAACAATGTTCCATCCTTGGGAATAGTAAGTCACTTGTGAAACTGAATCTTGAGAGGTCAATGGGATTCATATCTGTGAAAGCTCTCTCTAACATTGCGACGTTGGAGGAATTGGTACTTGATCATGCAGAGGAAGTATGTTGCATACCGTCATTTTCCTGTCTACCGCGCCTTCGAGTACTGAATCTGAAATATACGGACATTAATGGTGATGTAACTAAAAATATTTCCGAATCGAAATCGCTGCGATCACTCAACTTATCACATTGCAAATGGGTAACCGATATATCAGTATTATCTTCCTTATCGACACTGGAAGAACTGAATGTTAACTGCTGCAACGGAATACGAAAAGGCTGGGAGTCGCTCGGAAAGCTGCCTCTACTACGTGTAGCAATTCTATCTGATACTAACATCGCCGCTAAAGATATAGCTTGCCTTAGCAGTTGCAAAACGCTGGTGAAACTAAAGTTTTTCCGGTGTGAGAAGTTGTCAGATGTTACGGTGGTGTATAAAATTCAATCACTGGAGGAACTGATAGTTAGGAGCTGTTCAGACGGCCTCAAGGGACTAAATGACCTTGGTACACTGCCACGGTTGcgttttttgcttctgcgaAATGTGAGAGGTAGTGATATATCTGTTGAATCTATTGGGACGAGCAAATCTCTCGTGAGGCTTCATATTGAAATGCGCAAGGAGTTAACAGACATAACACCCCTCTCCAACATCACGTCCCTTGAGGAATTGTCATTGCGGGAATGCGGTGATAACCTGGAAGGAGTCGGGACACTTGGGAAACTGCCACGGCTTAAATCGCTGGATCTCGGTTTATCTGACATTAGCAATAGCGCACTTAAtgatatttttctctctcgaTCCATTACGTCACTCAACCTAGCCTCCAGTTGGAAACTAACAGACATATCTCATATATCAAACCTTAcggcactggaggaattgAATCTGAGAAGATGTTACCCCATAACTTCAGGCTGGGAAGCACTAAGCGAATTACCACGACTTCGTGTGCTCAACTTGGAATCCGCCAGTGTCACGACCCGTTACGATGGATATTATATCAGCAGATGCAAATCCCTCGTCACACTCAACCTTGAATCGTGTGATATGACCGATGCTTCATGTCTTGCTAATATCAAgacactggaggagttgcatATAGGGAGATGCAAAGAGCTAAGGCGGGGGTTTAGTCCACTTTTCACTCTTCCGCGGTTGCGCATTCTTAACTTGATTTGTTCTCTCATTAAAGATGAAGATCTCAGGGAAATTCAACCACCCCATACCATTGAGGAGCTCAATCTCTCTTATTGTGAAAATCTTAATGATATCACACCACTTGGGAGAATAAAATCaattaaaaaattgcatCTCCGTCAGAGCCATGATGCCAGAAGGCCTACAGAAGGATTCAGAAGTCTTTTGGAATTGCCATGTCTTTCTTGGGTTGACCTAAACAACGTGTGTGGCTGGTCCGATGTTTATGTTGAACTGAGAAAGAGGAGGGTATATATCCGTTAATATGTGATCCATTGTTTCACTTTGTATAATTGGAACCACTTATTACTGAGAATACGTTATTAAATTTAACAGCCAGTTCGAGTGGTTCGCTCACTGTAGGCACTATTACTCAAACAGATACCAGTAACAATTCACATGGATGATATTGTATGTTACACTATCTTAAATACGAGAAATACGAGGATTTCATTACAGTTATTTAAGTGCTTCGTATTTCACTAAGTCATACCAATCATATATtgtgaagaataaagaacagttaggaaagtgtgtgtgtgtgtgtatgcacAAGGCTTTTTTCTCAGTGGTAATTTGTATTTTAGTTGCAAGCGTAGTAATTATTATATTACGCTCATTTATACTACAGCCATATCAAATGAATATCTCATTTCCTGTATGTTTTTCTGTCTTTACAGCCACATACTCTCACCCAAATGTCGAATGAAATattatcgttattattattactattatttctatcgttcttattgttattacatgAAACACAACATTCACATTTAATTTTTACTCATAGCCACACccgaaaagtaaaagcactCAACATTCTACAGTACTGTATACCTGTCAATGATATGAGGAAGTGAAGTTTATATACCATTAAAGTatagtgaatatatttcattattcttattattatttgttttactgaAAGAAATGACAGAGTGACTTTACAATAAATTATATCAGAGCACCATCTTGACCACCAAGTTCTTACATGGGAGAGGATAAAACAACACATTACGTGTCTCgtgattcttttttacacttgCCACTGGTATATCTATATTCTCAAATAGTGCGATTGAATATTCTCGTTTCattaaaatattatattataacttgttgtatttgtttggttttttaataacataatttattttactacatttcctttcagaATTATTTGTGCCAAATATTTGTAAAGATGTCATACATTCCGAATACCCTTGCGCAGCAAAGGGTTGTGTACCGCCTTAATTCATTAACATTTGTGCTACATGTGCATGGTAAAGTGTATTAAACATTTCACTGGTTTTGGgaaatattattttctttcttacaacATGATGCCTCAGAAGGACTGAAGGCGAGACCAaatcctttcattttttttattttccttttcttaccGTATCCGTATATGTTTATGACTTTCCAGCAAACACTGCCGAGGTGAATTATGTATTCCttcatatttactttttatttgacaataacaagaaaaggatttcctcctcacacaCTTAAATTAATTAGACACTGCTGTTAGCTGATAAGTTACAGAAAGCCGCACATTTAAGTTACACAAATCCACACCGATTcgaaatagtaaaatatcaaatattatgtatttatttgaggaaaaaaaagagacgaaaagCAGCGCTGCATCTGAAGCAAGATGCATGTGAAATCGAAGAACAACTGTCATTTGAATATCACATCCCCAAATTGTTTCGCTTACATTATTAGCAGTAAATTCTTACGGAACTTGGGAAGTGAATGACTACTGAAATTAAAAGCATGAGGACGCACTGCGATGGCACATGAGAGAAACATTGGTGggatttttatatattggaAAGTGGAGTGGCTTTAAGGTGTTTTACATGATGTTTAGTTGGAGATTGAAATAATTCAGGAAATAGTGAAAGACTGTTATGATACAGGAATTTTTTCGTTTACTAATTTCAAGCGCACTTCCACGACGCACCATTTTCGGTTTACATTGCAAGAAGTGGTATGATATTTGCAACCgcttatttcttatttatttattttttcgagTTTATATAAGTGTGGTTTGGTGACGTGGAAAATTTTAGCATGTGGTTAATGTCTTTATGACAAGAAACTGCTCTGCTCGAGCTATGGTATTGGAAGGTTAAATATAAATTAGATGTTTTATGAGTTAATCAAATGCTGAATGCTTCAACTGACTCACTCTTCAAACCAAAACACTTTCTCAGCTTTTCCACTCTCAGCTAAAAATGTAGTTCAGTTTCCaaacagcacaccacatCTCATTCACCATCGGGTAAAGAGATATTTTTTGTATGGTCAACACGAAAGTGGAGAAATGCagaaagtagaaataaaataaagaatatatatatatatatatcgaatTATGTTGGAACTGCAGGTATCATTCAACCTAAGAGAAAAAGcacctttccttctgttgtgaGCCGCAACCATACCGTGATGAAGTTACAAGTGGAAGGAGTTGACTCAAATCATTCATCACCTAATATCTGTAATgtgaatatttttgtttagagATATTCGTATGTTAATAAGAGACCATTATGCAGAGGGAAGAACAACCGACGACTGCAACCTAAAACCCGTAATTTTCGGACTGTAATAAACTTTAATAGTTTCATTTAATTATGTAAAGATGGCATCAGCAGATTACACTTGTAAGCTGTTTGAAGTCAAAACAACGATACACGGAAGGGAATGTGCAAGTGGTGATTTAAATTGCATGTTTATGAGAAATTTGTATTGTGAATCAACTGTTGAAATATGTTGCGCGATATTAACAgcagattttttttcttcatattattcttcttttcttttcttttttttgcttgtttgtcgAACAATCTGAGGTTTAGTTGATATATTCCTGAGTTTCATCACATGTGTTTCTGTTTATATAATACCAATCGTTACAAACTAAATATCTGCAGTAAGTATATTAAAAACATACGATTTATTGCTACCTCTTGCttcatttctctttattcaaacggcactttcttttaatcttgtaaataatgtttttatcgttgtttcatttgtttgcaCACTTAATCCTCTGCGCACgctgttgtatttatttgcttctacacactcacaaaaaaaaaatatatatatatatatatcattttgAAACAAATCGCGGTTGTGACTGATGTTTGTTCTGTTTGCGTCGTATTATAAGGGGAATGTAAGTTTCGTTGATTAAACATTTCATGACGCATCATTACCGAGTTGTTTGTTATGAACTCATAATTAACCATGAGACAGGTTTTCACGAGTAACACTCCCTGCATAAATGCAATGCACTGAAGGAatgtaattttatttatttatttattattactaccatttttattaccattatGATTGTCAGTATTAATATTCAGGTTTTCATCCatcactattttatttttgatatttttttccaacaTCTGTTTCAAGCAACATGGTCGATTGGAAATAATGTAGACATCAATGGTTAGAGAAACTTTGATTTGCCTTGACCGTGCAGATGCGCAAAGTTCAAAAGGTTTCAGAAAGGTGATGGGGGAAGTTtaaccatatttttttattactgaaTTATTTCTCTcaaatgctttttttcttttgtattgcacTTACATTCAAAACCAATTGGGCAGCGCTTTGAAGGCAGTGAAGTGGCGTATGGAAATATTTGCGTATTGGGTGGTTCTTTAAATTGTGATGATTACGTTCCTAAcggtgatggaaaaaaattaacatatgaatgtgtgttcaataataataataataattaaatgcCAAGTTCCCTTACTTTCTGTATCAAATAGTGAGTCTGTTTTCTaatctcatttttttaaaatgcgtATCGAGGTTTAGGAGGCACAATGTTGCTTAAAACTCAACTCTCACGAAAATGACACAAATTAAGGGAAGCTTCTATCGCAGCcaccatttccatgtgtGCAACAGTAATCGAGTCATtgtaacaattttttttttgcgcgtgtgAAGTGTGAAATCCTCATGAGAACTCAAAATTTACTACAATAATACTCATTATGCAAGGT contains:
- a CDS encoding leucine-rich repeat protein (LRRP), putative — translated: MSGNQGRKRQCISSPEQSEALKESSTTGQNKLTTVTITEETRDASNDETVVSLLNEHEKLIKQTTRLESSVKALRCLMSNLTAMSGERQGGVCDDTECIHRVTLYNAADNAFSDEGLYEGALSSLRGRIHTKKLTITLSKGWKFNLERVSKLKQLEELRIEYPRGKLVNMISLKRLHMLKRLCFRSNNIDNNDARHLFNIVTLEELAITDTMQLTNIRGISRLTNLKCLELNSTDIDDSCIGEISACAKLSKLSVSECNNITDATPISQLAALEELNLNSCYHITKGIETLGMLLRLRMLDLSGVPVEDNCLKDLCDCGSLERLNISYCIQLTDINPLSNATAIEELNLNGCRRITRGIGVVWALPKLRVLHMKDVHLSEPSLDSVGTGGSLVRLSLENCKGFGDVKPLSNLVTLEELNLHYCDKVTSGMGTLGRLPQLRVLDLGRTQVDNNSLENICTSSIPLVSLNLSHCKKITSISAIASLTALEELNIDNSCNVTSGWNVFGTLHQLRVATLSNTRINDENIRHVSECKSLNTLNLAFCKDITDVTALSKITMLEELNLDCCPNIRKGIETLGKLPKARILSMKECYMGDGYAQQCSILGNSKSLVKLNLERSMGFISVKALSNIATLEELVLDHAEEVCCIPSFSCLPRLRVLNLKYTDINGDVTKNISESKSLRSLNLSHCKWVTDISVLSSLSTLEELNVNCCNGIRKGWESLGKLPLLRVAILSDTNIAAKDIACLSSCKTLVKLKFFRCEKLSDVTVVYKIQSLEELIVRSCSDGLKGLNDLGTLPRLRFLLLRNVRGSDISVESIGTSKSLVRLHIEMRKELTDITPLSNITSLEELSLRECGDNLEGVGTLGKLPRLKSLDLGLSDISNSALNDIFLSRSITSLNLASSWKLTDISHISNLTALEELNLRRCYPITSGWEALSELPRLRVLNLESASVTTRYDGYYISRCKSLVTLNLESCDMTDASCLANIKTLEELHIGRCKELRRGFSPLFTLPRLRILNLICSLIKDEDLREIQPPHTIEELNLSYCENLNDITPLGRIKSIKKLHLRQSHDARRPTEGFRSLLELPCLSWVDLNNVCGWSDVYVELRKRRVYIR